The Bacteroidales bacterium genome includes a region encoding these proteins:
- a CDS encoding virulence RhuM family protein, protein MNSELLLYKNQEGTIKIDVRLEDETVWLNQRQMALLFDKDRTTINRHINNIFKEGELNEKQVYAFYTHTTQHGAIEGKTQTKQVKYYNLDVIISVGYRVKSQQGTQFRIWATQRLREYIIKGFTLNDDRFKSGNSMNYFNELQDRIREIRLSERFFYQKIKDIYTTSIDYNSKDDKTIQFFKIVQNKLLWAISRQTAAELVYRRVDASLPLMGMQSYDKKNDIKIKKSDVSTAKNYLKEDEIKLLGLLVEQFLSFAETMAQQHTPMYMKDWIEQLDTILKMNKKELLSHAGKISHKKAVEKSSTEYENYKKKQKNTEKEMSLKEIEQDIKRFINKK, encoded by the coding sequence ATGAATAGTGAACTGCTTTTATATAAAAACCAAGAAGGTACAATAAAAATTGATGTAAGGCTTGAAGATGAAACGGTCTGGCTGAATCAGAGACAAATGGCATTATTGTTTGATAAAGACAGAACGACAATAAACAGACACATCAATAACATTTTTAAAGAAGGTGAATTAAATGAAAAACAGGTGTATGCATTTTATACACACACCACCCAACATGGTGCAATAGAGGGTAAAACACAAACAAAACAAGTGAAATATTATAATCTTGATGTAATTATTTCGGTAGGTTACAGAGTAAAATCACAACAAGGCACACAATTTAGGATATGGGCTACGCAAAGATTAAGAGAATATATAATTAAAGGGTTTACTCTTAATGATGATAGGTTTAAATCCGGTAATTCAATGAATTATTTTAATGAATTACAAGACAGAATTCGTGAAATACGCCTGTCAGAACGCTTTTTTTATCAAAAAATTAAAGATATTTATACTACTAGCATAGATTACAATTCAAAAGATGATAAAACCATACAATTTTTTAAAATCGTTCAAAATAAATTACTTTGGGCAATAAGCAGGCAAACAGCGGCAGAACTTGTTTATCGCAGAGTAGATGCTTCTTTGCCTTTAATGGGCATGCAGTCGTATGATAAAAAAAATGATATTAAAATTAAAAAATCAGATGTAAGCACAGCAAAAAATTATCTTAAAGAAGATGAAATAAAATTACTTGGTTTACTTGTTGAACAATTTCTTTCATTTGCCGAAACAATGGCACAACAACATACTCCAATGTATATGAAAGATTGGATTGAACAATTAGACACAATTTTGAAAATGAATAAAAAAGAGCTTTTATCACATGCAGGCAAAATATCGCATAAAAAAGCAGTTGAAAAATCATCAACTGAATATGAAAATTATAAGAAAAAACAAAAAAATACAGAAAAAGAGATGAGTTTAAAAGAGATAGAGCAAGATATTAAAAGGTTTATAAATAAAAAATGA